The following are from one region of the Zingiber officinale cultivar Zhangliang unplaced genomic scaffold, Zo_v1.1 ctg61, whole genome shotgun sequence genome:
- the LOC122037549 gene encoding serine/threonine-protein kinase-like protein At5g23170, with protein MKELSYEEIEAATQNFDPSQLIGKGSHGSVYRGTLGDGRIVAVKKPSGGVQSLQNHAKLNNEIDVLASLRDPPISIVEFVGFTRAPASCRLLVMEFLPNGSLHALIHASPTPPEWRLRGAIALQIARAVLYLHEASPASVVHRDVKSANVLLDGKWNAKLCDFGLAARPGRNDDERSETPPPPAAGTIGYMDPCYTEPGKLGPENDVFSFGVVLLELLSSRKAIDVERDPSSVVAWVLGMAAANRSGGICDERVALPEYMRRAVGRMLRVAVKCVSEKAERRPAMREVVGELEAVVEGLAVWTAWGCVRSKVSERVQGCVRAWRRCAEKRVGAAATANIVCGDHLVDGGDHDSREDDRERGPCT; from the coding sequence ATGAAGGAGTTGAGCTACGAGGAAATTGAAGCCGCGACCCAAAACTTCGATCCCTCGCAGTTGATCGGGAAAGGAAGCCATGGAAGTGTCTACAGAGGCACGCTCGGAGATGGCCGAATCGTAGCAGTGAAGAAGCCGTCGGGAGGAGTCCAATCGCTTCAAAACCACGCCAAGCTGAACAACGAGATCGACGTGCTCGCATCGCTCAGAGACCCCCCGATCTCCATCGTCGAATTCGTCGGCTTCACTCGAGCTCCTGCGAGCTGCAGGCTCCTCGTGATGGAATTCCTTCCCAATGGCTCCCTCCACGCCCTCATCCACGCCTCTCCGACTCCGCCGGAGTGGCGCCTACGCGGCGCCATCGCCCTGCAAATCGCGCGCGCCGTCCTCTACCTCCACGAGGCCTCGCCGGCGTCGGTCGTCCACCGCGACGTCAAGTCGGCCAACGTGCTGCTCGACGGGAAGTGGAACGCCAAGCTCTGCGACTTCGGACTCGCGGCGAGGCCTGGCCGCAATGACGACGAGCGCTCGGagacgccgccgccgccggcggCGGGAACCATCGGGTACATGGACCCCTGTTACACGGAGCCCGGTAAGCTGGGCCCCGAGAACGACGTGTTCAGCTTCGGGGTGGTGCTGCTGGAGCTCCTCAGCTCGAGGAAGGCGATAGACGTGGAGCGGGATCCTTCGTCCGTAGTCGCGTGGGTTCTGGGGATGGCGGCGGCTAATCGGAGTGGCGGGATTTGCGACGAGAGAGTGGCGCTGCCGGAGTACATGAGGAGGGCGGTCGGTAGGATGCTGAGGGTGGCGGTGAAATGCGTGTCGGAGAAGGCGGAGCGTAGGCCGGCGATGCGGGAGGTGGTGGGGGAGCTGGAGGCGGTGGTGGAAGGGCTGGCGGTGTGGACGGCGTGGGGGTGTGTGAGGAGTAAGGTGTCGGAGAGAGTGCAGGGGTGCGTGCGGGCTTGGAGGAGGTGCGCAGAGAAGAGGGTGGGAGCAGCTGCGACTGCAAATATCGTGTGCGGGGATCACTTGGTCGATGGTGGGGACCACGATAGTAGGGAGGACGACCGTGAGCGTGGACCGTGTACGTAG